The sequence below is a genomic window from Macaca fascicularis isolate 582-1 chromosome 3, T2T-MFA8v1.1.
cttattgctctgttcatttttttaactgTTAATTTATAGTTTACGATTCAAGCGCTCTGAAGTTtctgaagaagttacagaaaatGGCACTGAGGAAGCTGCTAAAAAacctaagaagaagaaaaagaagaaagacccaGAGACATATGAAGTGGACAGTGGTACTACAAAGCTAGCAGATGATGCAGATGACACTCCAATGGAAGAGTCAGCCCTGCAGAATACTAATAATGTGAATGGCCTCTGGGAGGAGgagccaaagaaaaagaaaaggaagaaaaagcaccAGGAAGTTCAGGACCAGGACCCTGTTTTCCAAGGCAGTGACTCCAGTGGTTACCAAAGtgaccataaaaagaaaaaaaagaaaagaaaacacagtgaAGAGGCTGAATTTACCCCACCTTTGAAATGCTCaccaaaaagaaaagggaaaagtaatTTTCTTTAGTGTCactaattttaaatatgattcagtttttaaaagattgatcGACATACAATTGATGAATAAATGTTTTCAGTGATATGAAATGGTTAAGCATACCAGTactttccaaaacagaaaatacTGAACTAGGAGTAGGAGGCTCTATGTgctaaaaatgataaaactgacCATAAGTTAAACTGGGGAGAATCAGTATTATTAAAGTAccattttatacaaaataaaaagatagctGCTCTCACTGTCGGCTCTCACTGTCGGCTCTCATATTCTTCCAGGTTTTGCACtctacataaaattatttctacaatGTCAAGACTAGCCGAAGGActttataatacaatattatatgACTGAAGAATGAGTTAAGTTTGAGATTTTGATGATTcgattttgtgtgtgtttaatagGCTTCACCTTATTAcatgctattttattttgcttttttaaaaactcaggaCATTAACTAGTTTTAGGTTTTCCTTTATCATGGCTTCTACAGTATTTCTATTGTTTAACATAAAATGGTTttccaaagaagtttctgaagtCTTCACAGCTCTTAAAAGCCAGGCCTGGACTGACTGTGTGGTGGTAAATGCtattcattactttttttcttccaggtGCATGTGTGTCCTTGTCTTCTTAAGTCTGAGAGGTTGATGGAAAGGACTGTTTTCTTGTACTTGTTCATTTGTTCCTCAGCCATTCTAATTTTGTTGTATGTTGGAGGAGAGTCTAATGAAGACAGGAGAAATGTGATTCTGACTTGTGGGAAATTCCAgattactttttaatgattggaATGGGCTATAAGATATTGTGCTGAAGAGAAAACAGTTGTTCTGTTCACTGCTTTCATTGAGAAAATGTGGAATGTCTCTTGACTAATTGACAAAGTGTAATGAAATGACAAGCTGGTTGAAGCTGATAATCAATGCATGgccaaatttattcattttccacaTACTTGACCATCTACTTTGTATAACACATTCTGCTAAGGCCCAGGGATGTAACGGCAAACAAGATAGATGTAGTTCCTTCCCTTGTGGCATGTCATAAGAGAAACcgatgtgcatatacacacaataaataagaaaattaataattgtGTTAAGTGGAATGAATAAAACCAGGGAGGATTGTTCACTCACTGTTACCTGTGTTAGTATCTGCAAATAGATGAATGGTTGAACTCCCATGTCAGCATTTTTGTTGCCATTTATTTAGTACCAGACATAGTGCTGATCTTACAGCTAAATATTTGGTAATGAACAAATTCTGCTAGTGATATATGTTGATCTGAACTTTTATTGATGGGATACAGAATTGGCAGAGTGGCAGATGTTGGCAATTGTCTACAAGTAGATGTGCTAGACAATGGAAGGGTGCAGGCCAGCCTCTTTGATTACAATTGAGATTCACGTGAGTATTGAGCCCTGGAAATATAGCTCaaccaaattgagatgtgctgtcaGTATAAAGTACATACCAGATTTTGAAGATGTACCAAAAAATGTAAACTATCTCAGTTTTTGTACTAGTGAAATCAGTATGTTTTGGTATAGTgggttaaataaaacaatttttgcctttctcagtttatttttctacaaaaagattaaaaattgtaCATGAAGCTCACATTAACTTTCTTTTGGTCAGTGCTATTTTAAAGGAAGTGTGAGTTgaaaaaactttgaaataaacTGTATCATATTACCAGGACTTAATATAGTGGCATACCCaggaaatgtttaataaatattcccttcacattttaaaatttgagtatACAATCATGTTTGACAAtagagaaatttaatttttagtgaaACAATTCTAAACCCCTTTTCCATAGACACAAAGAAAGATGTCAAATTTATGCTATTGCTGGAAAAATACATTGTGGCTTAGCAAAATAAGCAAGTTCCcacatttacttttgttttgcttCAAGTAATACTTCTGCCAGTTGTGTTTTATGAATTAAACAGGGAGCGGCATGCTGAACTTGAAACTAGATTTGTTCCTGCTTTTTTCATAATGTGAGTAGTTTTGAAAAGTCAGATCTGGCCATTTGTCTTTCCTAGAATATAATaactttgttcattgtttttttgttcaTCTTTCTGACACAAAAAGACTGATGATGGTGTCTACCATATATTCTTCAAAACATTTGTCACATGCTGCACTAACCTCGTGTATCTTTTCTGTCTTGGAATTTGTTCATATAAACCCTCTAGCCTAGACTAGATCCCTTACCCTCTCTCCAGTTCCTATCATTCACCCATTTCACTGTGCAAGACACCTCACTAGTCACCAGTGATACAGAAATGACTTAACCAGTTTTTGCTCTTAAGGGCTTACCGTTTTGTCTATAAGATACACAACTAAGTATACATGATAAgtacaaatgaaaatgaatgtttaATGCTTTATGCCTAGTGTTTAAGCTGGTTGTTGGATGAGCAGCATTTTGACCCTTGGAGAAGAAAAACTAACTGTGGCAATTCCAGGTGGAGAACCTGACAGAGGACTAAGAAGTTATCTAATGTAAAAGACCTCAGGCACTACCTTCTTCCATAAACTTTTTCCAGACAAGGCTAAATGTGCATGCTTCATAAccataattcttatttttctttaataaatatttttctacttgtaACACTCTGCATTATTTCAAACTGTTTACCTGTTTGAAAAGCTTGTCTCTTAATCAAATTTGTCTCGACCAAATGTTTCCTGAGGACTGGAATTATGCCTTAACTATATCTATAGTATATCTATAGTATTTAACAGTGAATCCTTTGTATAATGAAAGCATCAACAGATAgttttaaattgataaataaaaagcaCAGTTTCAAATGGTATCACTTTGCCTCTGATGTGATATTATTAACCTCTTCACTTGTTTCAAtaaatgtatcctttttttttttttttgcctatatgTAATATGGTTTTTAAGGACTTTTATCACTTCAGTGTGTCAGGGATAGAATACTTACAAATGACATGACAGAAATTTGATCTCTTTAACTTGTTTTATACATTTACCACATGGgtcatctttgccttttttttgcCAAAGAGTAGATATTTTATGTTACAAaatcaatacatatttaaaaattcaaatagtaAAAGTATATACATCCTCCCACTCTACCAGTCATTGATCTCCCTCCCTGTtcctcaccacacacacccacttCGCAATTCTACTTCCAGAAATAACCACTATTGTCAATTGCATGTGTAGTTTTAAGAGATTTTTAagtagtgaattttaaaatattttaagacatatATGGAATCAAACTACCTGTACTTTTTGGGCCCACCTTCTTTTATAGTAAATATCTTCCCATATGAATACATAGAGGTCttcctatttttaatgtttgcagAATTTCAGTGTATATTTCATTTCCTAaggatggatatttaggttgtttataTTTTCCCTCTTAAAAGGGTATTGTTAACATTTCTAAAAGCTTTCATTGCTATTTTAATTGCTGTCTTAATTGCTCATTTCCAGCTGTATTGTACATTATGACCTCCACAGGTAAGCTCTGATTCCTACCTTTAGAAATGGAGATATTTTAGGAGGCCAGTACatagttcagtttttaaaaatattctttaggcACTTGAATGGTTATTTTTTAGGTAGAAAAAGCActcttttaaaagagattttatatatcataaagtgagaataaaactgaaaaataatggaTAATTCTGCACATGTGACTTTTTGTGGTATTTCTCTTGGACAATTCATGGGAAAGTTCAATATGTCTTCAACTCAGAATATCACTGGCTCTCCTTACTAAACATAAAGATGTTCAGATGTTTGGTCTAAACTATTTTCTTATCCAAATCTCCACTTTGGCAGTAGGAAATAACTTCATGGCATCATTTTgtcttctattttcaaataaatatttggtacACTGAATCATCCCAGTTGTTTTATCTCAGACATTTGAATGCTAGACTTGTTCCTACTTATTCACTTTGATTTGATAACCTGTCCTGAACATGTTGGAAAATTTTTAGTAAGGCAAAAATTTAGTAAGTTATAAAATTGGAGtaattaagggggaaaaaaggtaGAATCAACAAATCTAAGTCTACAACCACGATTTCAATAGCAAATAAGCTGCAGTCTTTATAGTTGTAGGTAATTAGTTCCACATTCATTGGCTACAATTAGAAAATTCTCTGGCACTCACCGACTCACAGAAAAACAAGGACACATGAAATCCCTTGTCCATTCTTGTCTTAGTAAACAGCTGGAAATAGAAGCTAAAAGAGCCGTCAAAGAGGACCATAATTTTAGCATTTAAAATTAGAATGCATTAGTAAATAAAATGACCTACAAATTTATGAGATTATAGACAAGAAAGAGCTAAATACAATGTTTCTAATACCGGAGAGAAGTTCTGCTAATTCTGCATCCCCCGTAACTTGTTACAGTCTAATGTCTTTCAAATTTGGTTGTCTATAGACAAGATCACCAGTTACAGAAGATTCTTATAGGCATCAAATATGCCATATTTTGTAATTATGCCTGTGTGCAAGGGAGCCTGAAAGAATACTAACTCTCTAAAATGAAcgattaaacaaaaatatttcagtgcTTAGTGTTCTAGATATTCACacccaatttttatttattacttttaaattctaCAAGGTGACAATGATTTAACCCCATTGGGTGgagtttttttaaacaattttagtgACCTCTCTAAGCTGTGTTTCTTTACCTATAAAATGAGACCACTGAATTGGAAACCAGATTATCTGAAAGTTCCTTTCACTTAGAGAATCCTGAGTATCACTGATACTGCTGTCTATTGAAGGAAAGAACTGTGAAGAGTCTAAGCTTTTATCCAACTTGCAAACTAATAAGTTACTCTGCCACAACTTCATGGATGCTAGCTTAAGACAAAAGACTCCTAAATCAGGGACAAAAGGACTTTAATTATTACTCACTGCACCTCAATAAGCTCCATGTTTTTACCAGCCAGTTCCCATTGCACCCCAAGTCCTATAGGAACAATGCAGAGCCCCAGGGAGCTACTGTGCATGAAGGGCGTTTGTGTCACAGCTGAGAAACTCCATGCTTAGGGAACCCCAGTGATTTACAGAAAATGGACTGCAGtcattttacatacatataaaatgccCAATCTTTGCCCCAGAGGAAGACATCTTTATTACACTGGAAAGTAAACAAATCTTTTTGTTTACTTCTGTTTGTTGTCTTCTGCTCTAGAGGGGCCactgtttttatttcccaagGCTTTAACTATCTAAACATTCTTGAAAAGTTAGTCTGGAACAAAATCCGTGAGTACCTCTGTTCACAAGATTTGCAGAAATTCAAGAGACTTGTGGAATATTGTCTCAGCATCACCTCACCCAAAGGATAAAGTCAGTTAACATCCTTTAAGTAATTCATATGTATACTAAATATAACTACAGATTGTTATAATCTATGCAAATGTACATAATGATGTTCATATATAATTATGAAATCCATTATTTCAACTTTAATATCAAACTATTTTAGTTTATGAGTTTATTAGAAAACGATCTTCAAGTTACTTAttgtttatgtgttttttctttaaaacatgttCATTGTAAAATACACTATTAACATGTTgttataccacacacacatacacacatatacatacaatttgtatgtatatacactcacacatactAGTGGATATCTGCTAAtttttctgtctaaaaaaattgGGTATGAATATCTTAGAACACTAGgtactgaaatatttttgtttaatcattcatttcagagaggtaGTGTTCTTTCAGGATCCCTCGCACATATgcataaatacacacaaaatatgGTGTATTTGATGCCTATAAGAATCTTAGAATCCACCTCTCCTCTACTACATGGATTCACATGCGACAGTACAATTATGGGATCCAGTCTTGGGTCCCCTTGTGACCTCAATTCATGAATCATGTGTCCTAAAATAAccaagtgaataaataaatatcagggTGAGTTTTTAGAATAATGTTGATCCTGCAGGAAAGAAGGTTTTATTGTCTCTTGGACCATGTGGCAACCATGAGAATGCACCTCACAGACCTTCAAAACAGGGAGCTTAATTGTCTATGAGCTCTAGCTGCTGTACTCTGAAATCCATCACCACATGCGCATCAAAGCCAGGCTTCCTACTGCCGCTCCCAGCCAATGCTGGCATGCAGCACACATATAAAGGCAGACCCATTCCTGGGAGACACATGACTCTTACAGTAACCAACTTTGACTTGACTCCCTGATGGTCGGGCCTGGAATCTTCTGTAGATTACATAGCAGCCTATAATGcttccacctttcttttccttACTATTTCCTTCTGGGTCAAACTTACACTGTGTTCTGACAGCTTACCCTGTCTATCCCAGTGCCTTTCCCATTTTCTCCCACAAGCATTTTCTCTAATAAAATCCTTGCATGTTTAATCACATTTAGGTGTCTGCTTTTCAGAGGACCTAACATAGATCACTGGCTCTTCGTAGGATCTAGAGGTTCCGGTGACTATTTTGGCTGTCATGTTTTCCCAACATGGAAACACAGAggacaacagaggcagagagatgaAGTCAATggataatatttgttgaattcctACAGTCAGAGAATCTGAAGCCAGAACCATCTTCTTGAACTTCTATAGTCCAAAAACCATGAAatccccttcctcttctttttcctctctcttctcctccatgAGAGCAGGAACTCTGCCCATCTCCCTTCATGACAGTAGGATCAGAATTGATGCAGACTGCCTCTGAATAATACCAGTGCTGGTACAGTGCTGGTAACATAGTAGATACTTACTTgttgaatatttgttgaataaataaaatttaaaaacattctaatTCTCCCTGTAACTTCTAATCACTTTAAGGCTGAATTATTACAGAAGTACAAATGATGTCCATGGAACAGGTATACTTCCTTAGTCCAGGGAATCCAGTGGGCAGAACCTCTGTTACGTTCCCTTTCAAATGCAGGCAAAGGGTCTGCACAATCCACCCTTGGAAGAGAGGAGAACtcaaatctattttaaataagCTCCAATTTTGCTCACTCTCAAGCTACATGTCAATTATATACAACtctattttttgttctgttttgttttgcttttttttcttttttagagccACATTCTCTTCTTGTTCCATTCAATTAACATTTTCAACTGGATAGGCACTGTTGGAGCAAACGAGAATTtcccacaaaaaaaaactagctatCTTCCTATAATACCACATTTTAATTTAGAATTATTTgttctcaaaca
It includes:
- the POLR1F gene encoding DNA-directed RNA polymerase I subunit RPA43 isoform X2 yields the protein MPHAEMKTSEDCFPDLLGVPIAYDNIKVVGELGDIYDDQGHIHLNIEADFVIFCPEPGQKLMGIVNKVSSSHIGCLVHGCFNASIPKPEQLSAEQWLTMEINMGDELEFEVFRLDSDAAGVFCIRGKLNITSLRFKRSEVSEEVTENGTEEAAKKPKKKKKKKDPETYEVDSGTTKLADDADDTPMEESALQNTNNVNGLWEEEPKKKKRKKKHQEVQDQDPVFQGSDSSGYQSDHKKKKKKRKHSEEAEFTPPLKCSPKRKGKSNFL